One genomic segment of Desmodus rotundus isolate HL8 chromosome 5, HLdesRot8A.1, whole genome shotgun sequence includes these proteins:
- the FXYD2 gene encoding sodium/potassium-transporting ATPase subunit gamma isoform X10 has product MEKDLKQVVQESLGRKSVHTEEVASAKALRQSVPGVSEDHQGKQHGWSAQKRPQKLETRYLLPHGSLASACPGWLAQGDSPKGDMDPFYYDYETVRNGGLIFAALAFVVGLIIILSKKLRCGGKKKHRPVSEDEL; this is encoded by the exons ATGGAGAAAGACCTGAAACAGGTTGTCCAGGAATCTCTCGGAAGGAAGAGTGTTCACACAGAGGAAgtagccagtgcaaaggccctgaggcagagcgTGCCTGGAGTGTCAGAGGATCACCAAGGAAAACAGCATGGCTGGAGTGCACAGAAGAGGCCACAAAAGTTGGAGACAAG GTACCTCCTCCCACATGGATCCCTGGCCTCAGCCTGCCCAGGCTGGCTGGCACAAG GTGACAGCCCCAAGGGGGATATGGACCCATTCTACTATG ACTATGAGACTGTCCGAAATGGGGGCCTGATCTTTGCTGCCCTGGCCTTCGTGGTGGGGCTCATCATCATCCTCA gcAAAAAACTCCGCTGCGGCGGCAAAAAGAAGCATCG GCCAGTCAGTGAAGACGAGCTGTAA
- the FXYD2 gene encoding sodium/potassium-transporting ATPase subunit gamma isoform X9 translates to MAGVHRRGHKSWRQGTSSHMDPWPQPAQAGWHKDLSNRHLTTLSHWDTASSSAMDRWYLGTLPEAEAAGGRQLNRAQSIGEMAGVSTDDGDSPKGDMDPFYYDYETVRNGGLIFAALAFVVGLIIILSKKLRCGGKKKHRPVSEDEL, encoded by the exons ATGGCTGGAGTGCACAGAAGAGGCCACAAAAGTTGGAGACAAG GTACCTCCTCCCACATGGATCCCTGGCCTCAGCCTGCCCAGGCTGGCTGGCACAAG GACCTCAGCAACAGGCACCTCACCACTCTCTCCCACTGGGACACAGCCAGCAGCTCTGCCATGGACAGGTGGTACCTGG GTACTCTCCCTGAAGCagaagcagcaggaggaaggcagcTGAATCGAGCCCAGTCTATTGGGGAAATGGCAGGGGTGTCGACAGACGATG GTGACAGCCCCAAGGGGGATATGGACCCATTCTACTATG ACTATGAGACTGTCCGAAATGGGGGCCTGATCTTTGCTGCCCTGGCCTTCGTGGTGGGGCTCATCATCATCCTCA gcAAAAAACTCCGCTGCGGCGGCAAAAAGAAGCATCG GCCAGTCAGTGAAGACGAGCTGTAA
- the FXYD2 gene encoding sodium/potassium-transporting ATPase subunit gamma isoform X14 encodes MEAYSGKTGYLLPHGSLASACPGWLAQGDSPKGDMDPFYYDYETVRNGGLIFAALAFVVGLIIILSKKLRCGGKKKHRPVSEDEL; translated from the exons GTACCTCCTCCCACATGGATCCCTGGCCTCAGCCTGCCCAGGCTGGCTGGCACAAG GTGACAGCCCCAAGGGGGATATGGACCCATTCTACTATG ACTATGAGACTGTCCGAAATGGGGGCCTGATCTTTGCTGCCCTGGCCTTCGTGGTGGGGCTCATCATCATCCTCA gcAAAAAACTCCGCTGCGGCGGCAAAAAGAAGCATCG GCCAGTCAGTGAAGACGAGCTGTAA
- the FXYD2 gene encoding sodium/potassium-transporting ATPase subunit gamma isoform X12, giving the protein MAGVHRRGHKSWRQGTSSHMDPWPQPAQAGWHKVTAPRGIWTHSTMAKNSAAAAKRSIGQSVKTSCNDRVSCAIMALGTVEKPSLSCRHLSQHCLAFRLKEAPGFM; this is encoded by the exons ATGGCTGGAGTGCACAGAAGAGGCCACAAAAGTTGGAGACAAG GTACCTCCTCCCACATGGATCCCTGGCCTCAGCCTGCCCAGGCTGGCTGGCACAAG GTGACAGCCCCAAGGGGGATATGGACCCATTCTACTATG gcAAAAAACTCCGCTGCGGCGGCAAAAAGAAGCATCG GCCAGTCAGTGAAGACGAGCTGTAATGACAG AGTCAGCTGTGCCATCATGGCACTGGGGACAGTTGAAAAGCCTTCCCTGAGCTGCAGACATTTGTCCCAGCACTGCCTGGCCTTCAGGTTGAAGGAGGCACCAGGCTTCATGTGA
- the FXYD2 gene encoding sodium/potassium-transporting ATPase subunit gamma isoform X16 yields the protein MDRWYLGDSPKGDMDPFYYDYETVRNGGLIFAALAFVVGLIIILSKKLRCGGKKKHRPVSEDEL from the exons ATGGACAGGTGGTACCTGG GTGACAGCCCCAAGGGGGATATGGACCCATTCTACTATG ACTATGAGACTGTCCGAAATGGGGGCCTGATCTTTGCTGCCCTGGCCTTCGTGGTGGGGCTCATCATCATCCTCA gcAAAAAACTCCGCTGCGGCGGCAAAAAGAAGCATCG GCCAGTCAGTGAAGACGAGCTGTAA